In one Geoglobus acetivorans genomic region, the following are encoded:
- a CDS encoding carboxyl transferase domain-containing protein: protein MKLRRELIDELYRRKEKIKQMGGEERIKKQHDAGKLTARERIELLLDPGSFVEINPFVEKRNTDFGLDKVELPADGVVTGYGTIDGRLVAVFAQDFTVMGGSLGEMHGYKIAYLLDFAMKVGIPVIGLNDSGGARIQEGVDALKGYGDIFYRNTLASGVIPQISVILGPCAGGAVYSPAIGDFIVMTKNKGCYMFITGPQVIKTVTGEDVTPQELGGWEAHAAKSGNAHLVAEDDKDAMRLVRKLVSFLPPNNLEDPPKKDTGDSPARTTPEIYDIIPDDPNKPYDVRDVIRAVVDNGEFFEIHEMFAPNATVGFARMDGKTVGIVANNPKFYAGTLDVNSSDKIARFVRFCDAFNIPILTFVDVPGYLPGVQQEYGGIIRHGAKILYAYSEATVPLVTLILRKAYGGAYLAMGSKHLGADVVYAYPTAEIAVMGPEGAAEIVFRKEIAKAEDPEKVKQEKVQEYRDSFANPYRAAARGYIDDVIDPKFTRVKIISALRVLDTKREKLPPKKHGNIPL, encoded by the coding sequence AGATGGGTGGGGAGGAGAGAATAAAGAAGCAGCACGACGCAGGAAAGCTAACGGCGAGGGAAAGGATTGAACTCCTTCTCGATCCCGGTAGCTTCGTAGAGATAAATCCGTTTGTTGAGAAGAGGAACACGGATTTCGGGCTTGATAAGGTTGAGCTACCAGCAGACGGCGTTGTGACTGGCTACGGAACCATAGATGGGAGGCTGGTGGCAGTATTTGCCCAGGACTTCACGGTGATGGGTGGCAGTCTTGGAGAGATGCACGGCTACAAGATAGCCTACCTTCTCGACTTCGCCATGAAGGTCGGGATTCCGGTAATAGGGCTGAACGACTCCGGTGGAGCCAGAATACAGGAGGGTGTGGATGCCCTCAAGGGTTATGGAGATATATTCTACAGGAATACTCTCGCAAGCGGTGTTATTCCGCAGATCAGTGTTATCCTTGGCCCGTGTGCAGGTGGTGCAGTTTACAGCCCTGCCATCGGTGACTTCATAGTGATGACTAAGAACAAGGGCTGTTACATGTTCATCACCGGGCCGCAGGTGATAAAAACCGTAACCGGAGAGGATGTTACTCCTCAGGAGCTGGGTGGCTGGGAGGCACATGCTGCCAAGAGCGGTAACGCACACCTTGTTGCCGAAGATGATAAGGATGCCATGAGGCTCGTCAGAAAGCTCGTCAGCTTCCTGCCACCGAACAACCTCGAAGATCCACCTAAGAAGGATACGGGCGATAGCCCTGCGAGAACAACTCCTGAAATCTATGATATCATACCTGACGACCCGAACAAGCCCTATGATGTTAGGGATGTTATCAGGGCAGTGGTGGATAACGGGGAATTCTTCGAAATTCACGAGATGTTTGCCCCCAATGCCACAGTTGGGTTTGCCAGGATGGACGGAAAGACGGTTGGAATTGTTGCAAACAACCCCAAGTTCTATGCCGGAACCCTCGACGTGAACAGCAGTGATAAAATTGCGAGATTTGTCAGGTTCTGCGATGCGTTCAACATACCGATACTGACTTTTGTTGATGTCCCCGGTTATCTTCCCGGAGTTCAGCAGGAGTATGGCGGTATCATAAGGCACGGTGCAAAGATTCTGTATGCATACAGTGAGGCCACAGTCCCACTCGTTACTCTGATCCTGAGAAAAGCCTATGGTGGAGCGTATCTTGCCATGGGCAGCAAGCACCTTGGTGCTGACGTGGTTTATGCCTATCCTACCGCTGAAATTGCGGTGATGGGTCCGGAAGGTGCTGCGGAAATCGTATTCAGAAAGGAGATTGCGAAAGCCGAAGACCCTGAGAAGGTCAAACAGGAAAAGGTTCAGGAGTACAGGGACAGTTTCGCGAATCCCTACAGGGCAGCTGCGAGGGGTTACATTGATGATGTAATCGATCCAAAGTTCACAAGGGTCAAAATCATATCTGCTCTGAGAGTTCTGGACACCAAGAGGGAGAAACTCCCGCCCAAGAAGCACGGCAACATACCCCTGTGA
- a CDS encoding acyl-CoA mutase large subunit family protein yields the protein MNKREWEEKYVKPLLEKAPERKNVFRTASGFEVDRVYTPEDVSIDYESRLGYPGAYPFTRGIYPTMYRGRVWTMRQYAGFGTAEETNKRYKYLLEQGQTGLSVAFDLPTQIGYDSDSPMALGEVGKVGVAIDTIEDMQILFNGIPLDKVSTSMTINSTAAQLLSMYISVAESQGVDRKVLRGTVQNDMLKEYIARGTYIFPPEPSLRLATDIIMFCAKEVPKWNSISISGYHMEEAGATPVQEVAFTLADGIEYVQRVIDRGMDVDTFAPRLSFFFAAGNNLLEEVAKFRAARRIWARIMKERFGAKNPRSMMLRFHVQTAGCTLTAQQPENNIIRVTLQALAAVLGGTQSLHTNSYDEALSLPTEKAVRIALRTQQIIAEESGVADVADPLGGAYYVEWLTERIEEEAMKYIEKIDEMGGVIKGIESGYIQREIQKSAYEKQKAIDEGELTVVGVNKYRIDEELNVEILRIDREMVQKQIDRLKRFRETRDRSKMEEALTKLKKAAENPDENLMPYILEAVKARATLGEITDALREAFGEYRAPQIF from the coding sequence ATGAATAAGAGAGAATGGGAAGAAAAATACGTGAAACCTCTCCTCGAAAAAGCTCCTGAAAGGAAAAATGTATTCAGAACAGCAAGTGGTTTTGAGGTTGACAGGGTTTACACGCCCGAAGATGTCAGTATCGATTATGAAAGCAGGCTCGGCTATCCCGGAGCTTACCCGTTCACGAGGGGCATTTACCCCACAATGTATCGTGGAAGAGTATGGACAATGAGGCAGTATGCCGGGTTTGGAACGGCAGAGGAGACGAACAAGAGGTACAAGTACCTGCTTGAACAGGGTCAGACCGGACTGAGTGTTGCCTTTGATCTGCCCACCCAGATAGGCTACGACAGCGACAGTCCGATGGCCCTCGGAGAGGTCGGGAAGGTTGGTGTTGCCATCGATACAATAGAGGACATGCAGATTCTGTTTAATGGGATTCCACTCGACAAGGTCTCAACATCCATGACGATCAATTCCACTGCAGCACAGCTCCTGAGCATGTACATAAGCGTTGCCGAGTCGCAGGGTGTCGACAGGAAGGTTCTGAGGGGTACTGTTCAGAACGATATGCTGAAGGAATACATTGCGAGAGGGACATATATCTTCCCGCCAGAGCCGAGCCTGAGGCTTGCAACTGACATCATAATGTTCTGCGCAAAAGAGGTGCCGAAATGGAATTCAATCAGCATTTCAGGTTACCACATGGAAGAGGCCGGAGCCACGCCAGTGCAGGAAGTCGCATTCACTCTTGCAGATGGAATAGAGTATGTGCAGAGGGTAATAGACAGAGGTATGGATGTGGATACCTTCGCTCCGAGATTGAGCTTCTTCTTTGCAGCGGGAAACAACCTGCTCGAAGAGGTTGCGAAGTTCAGGGCTGCGAGAAGGATCTGGGCAAGAATTATGAAGGAAAGATTTGGGGCGAAGAACCCGAGGTCAATGATGCTCAGGTTCCATGTCCAGACTGCAGGATGCACCTTAACGGCCCAGCAGCCTGAAAACAACATAATCAGGGTTACGTTACAGGCTCTTGCCGCCGTTCTCGGAGGAACGCAGAGTCTGCACACCAACAGCTATGATGAGGCGCTGAGCCTTCCGACCGAGAAAGCTGTGAGAATCGCACTCAGGACGCAGCAGATCATTGCAGAGGAGAGTGGGGTGGCAGATGTCGCAGATCCGCTTGGTGGGGCATACTATGTTGAGTGGCTCACCGAGAGGATCGAGGAAGAGGCGATGAAGTACATCGAGAAGATCGACGAGATGGGTGGAGTCATAAAGGGCATTGAGAGTGGATACATACAGAGGGAAATACAGAAGTCTGCCTATGAGAAGCAGAAGGCAATTGACGAGGGTGAGCTTACAGTCGTGGGAGTTAACAAGTACAGAATAGATGAGGAGCTGAACGTCGAAATTCTGAGGATAGACAGGGAAATGGTTCAGAAGCAGATAGACAGGCTGAAAAGGTTCAGAGAAACCAGAGACAGGAGCAAAATGGAGGAGGCACTCACCAAACTCAAGAAAGCAGCAGAGAATCCCGACGAAAACCTGATGCCGTACATTCTTGAGGCGGTGAAGGCCAGAGCCACCCTCGGAGAGATAACAGACGCTCTGAGGGAGGCGTTTGG
- a CDS encoding acetyl-CoA carboxylase biotin carboxyl carrier protein subunit, giving the protein MARYAVTVNGRRYDVHVEEIAPGKFRVNVNGKEEVIEMVEERKQLQAAESQVSAAPVKAAGGEVKAEMSGTVVRILVKNGDEVKKGQPLLILEAMKMENEIVSPFDGTVAGVEVNEGAKVQAGDVLVRIDTGSSSGQGVSPGGSEKLDGNLVKAEMSGTIVRILRNEGQEVRKGEPVLVLEAMKMENEIVSPSDGRLSKILVKEGDRVQAGSELFVVS; this is encoded by the coding sequence TTGGCGAGATATGCCGTTACGGTTAACGGGAGAAGATATGATGTACATGTTGAGGAGATAGCACCGGGCAAGTTCAGAGTGAACGTCAACGGTAAGGAAGAAGTAATCGAGATGGTCGAGGAAAGAAAGCAGCTGCAGGCTGCAGAGTCTCAGGTCTCTGCTGCCCCCGTAAAAGCAGCCGGAGGAGAGGTAAAGGCAGAGATGTCCGGAACGGTTGTGAGGATTCTGGTTAAAAACGGTGATGAGGTTAAGAAGGGTCAGCCCCTGCTGATCCTCGAGGCAATGAAGATGGAAAACGAAATAGTCTCTCCATTTGACGGTACTGTGGCTGGTGTCGAGGTAAACGAGGGGGCGAAGGTTCAGGCGGGAGATGTTCTTGTAAGGATTGACACCGGTAGCTCTTCAGGGCAGGGTGTATCGCCCGGCGGAAGTGAAAAGCTGGATGGAAATTTGGTGAAGGCCGAGATGTCCGGCACAATTGTCAGAATTCTGAGAAACGAGGGTCAGGAAGTCAGGAAAGGTGAACCAGTACTGGTTCTCGAGGCAATGAAGATGGAAAACGAGATTGTGTCGCCCTCTGATGGCAGACTTTCGAAAATACTCGTTAAGGAAGGCGACAGGGTTCAGGCCGGTTCCGAGCTTTTTGTCGTATCCTGA